The Cystobacter fuscus DSM 2262 genomic sequence CCTGGGCGGCTACGTGAAGATGGCCGGCGACGCGCCCCACGAGGAGCTGGCGCCCGAGGACGCCGACCGGGGCTTCCTCAACGCCGCGCCGTGGAAGCGCGCGCTCATCGTGGTGGCCGGGCCGGTCTTCAACCTCGTCTTCCCCATCCTCATCTACTTCTTCGTGTTCGTGGGCGCCCACGAGGCCACCTCCACCCGCGTGGGCTTCGTGGATCCGGCCATGCCCGCGGCCGTCGCCGGCATCCGCCCGGGTGACCGCATCACCTCGGTGGAGGGCGAGCCGGTACGCACCTTCGAGGATCTGCGCGAGGCCTTCGTCGGCCGCTTCGATCGCCCCGTGCCCGTTACCATCGAGCGCGACGGCCAGTCGACGACGCTCAACGTGACGCCGCGCAAGATCGTCGAGTCCAGCGCCGTCGACTCGGTGGAGCGGGGCCAGATTGGCATCCAGCCCATCCGCAAGCCGGCGGTGCTGGGCGTGCCCGCGGGTTCGGTCGCCGCCCAGGCGGGGTTCAAGAGCTTCGACCGCGTCCTGTCCGTCAACGGGGTGAACATCCCGGACGAGGCGGCGCTCCATGAGCAGTTGGCGAAGCTGCAGGGGCCGCTCGAGGTCACCGTGCAGCGCTCGCAGCCGGTGGAGGTGGGCGCGACGACGGGCGGCGTGCCCACCCTCGCCACGGTGAAGCTGGAGCGGCAGCCGGGGGGAGATGGCTTCTCCGCCCTGGGCGCCGAGCCCTCGGACATGTACGTGTCGTCCGTGTTTCCCGGCAGCGTGGCGCAGAAGGCCGGCCTGCGCGCGGGAGACCGGCTGGTGAGCTTCAACGGCGAGCCGCTGCGCTCCTTCAACGTCCTGGCCGGAGAGCTGAGCACCCTCAAGGACAAGCCCTTCACGCTCTCCTGGCGCTCGTCCACGGACGGGCAGGAGCACACGCAGCAGCTCGCCCAGACGATGCGCACCAGCACGGACGAGATGGGTCAGGAGACCTCGCGGCTGGAGCTGGGTGTGCGGCCCTGGCTGCCCTCCTCGGCGGAGCTCTTGCCGGTGGACACGGTGGTGGTGACGCTCGGAGTCGGCGAGGCGCTGCGCGAGGCCGTCGTCGTGGTGCCGAAGATCGTCGGTCAGATGGTGAAGGTCATCGGCGGGCTCGTCAGCGGCCAGGTGTCGACGAAGACGCTCGGCGGCCCGGTGATGATGTACCAGCTGGCCTCCAAGAGCGCGGAGCAGGGCTGGGACAGCTTCCTGCACCTCATGGCCATCATCTCCATCAACCTCGGGGTGATGAACCTGCTGCCCATTCCCATCCTCGACGGCTTCCACCTGCTGTCGGCGTTCTGGGAGGCCATCCGCCGCCGCCCCATTCCGGTGCGCGTGCGCGAGATGGCCAACGTGGTCGGCCTCATCCTGCTCGTGGCGCTCATGGGCATGGCCTTCTTCAACGACATCACCCGATAGGAGGTGGGAATGCGGCGGTTGCTCGTGGGAGTGAGCGTGGGGTTGGGGCTGCTGTCGGGTTGTGCCGCGCGGGCCACCCGGGGCGACGAGGACACGGCGGAGCGCGCTTCCGCCACGCGGGGCTACCTGGAGGAGGGACTCGCCTCCTACTACGCCGATCGCTACAACGGCCGGGCCACCGCCAGCGGTGAGAAGCTGGATCCGAAGAAGTACACCGCCGCCCACCCGAAGCTGCCCTTCGGCACGTGCCTCAAGGTGGTGAACATGGAGAACAACCGCTCGGTGGAGGTGCGCGTCAACGACCGGGGCCCCTACGTGAAGGGCCGGGTGGTGGACGTGTCGCACGTCGCGGCGAAGAAGCTGGATCTGCTGGACAAGGGGCTCGCCCGGGTGCGGCTCTACCGCTGCGCGACCCGCACCTCGCAGCTCGACGTGCAGCTCGACGTGCCCAACGAGTCGCGGGCGGGGTAGAAGCCCTCCCCATGTTCCTCGCGCTCGACTCTTCCACGCTCACGTTGTCCCTGGCCCTGGTGGAGCGGGAGGGCGAGGGGCTGCGCGTCCTCGAGCACCTGGTGGTGGCGCCGCCGCGCAAGCAGAGCGAGGCGCTGCCCGGTGTCGTGGGGGAAGTGCTCGCCCGTCACGGGGTGACGCTCGGCGCGCTGGAGGGGCTGGTGATTGGCCTCGGGCCGGGCTCCTTCACGGGGCTGCGCATCGGCCTGTCGTGCGTGAAGGGGCTCGCGTACGCGGCGCGGCTCAAGGTGGCCGGGGCCTCGTCGCTCGCGGCCGTGGCGCTGGAGGGGCCCGAGGGGCCGCCGCTCTTCGCCCTCGCGGTGGCGCGCAAGGACGACCTCTACCTGGGGCGCTACCGGCGCACGGGCCTGGGTGTGGAGGCCCTGGGCCCCGAGGAGGCCATGAGTCCCGAGGAGGTCGCCCAGCGCATGGCCGCCGAGCCCGAGGCGCTCGCCCTGGGCCCCGCGCTGCCCGAGTACCGCGCGGCCCTGGAGCGCCTGGGCGTGGCCCCGTCGCGGCTGCTCGATGCCCCCACGTTCCCCTCGGCGGTGGCGCTCGCGCACCTGGCGCGGCTGCCCGAGACGCAGTCGCTGGAGGCGCTCTTCGCGCTGGAGCCGCACTACGTGCGTGCCTCCGCGCCCGAGCTCAACCCCAAGTTTCCTCCGCTGCCCGGACCCGCGCCCACCGCGCGTCTCAAGGAAGACTGACTCAGGGGCCGGCGACCCCGAAGGCATCGTCGGGCATGAAGCTCAGGGTGATGCGCGCGCCGCCTCCGCCGATGGCTTGCGTGGCGTCCGGCCCGAAGTCGTAGGCGCGCAGGGACAGGGGCAGCTCCAGCCCCAGCGCCAGGTGCTGGGACAGCCGGACGCGCCCGTCGAGGGTGACGTAGGTGATGGACTCGAAGCCGTCCCGGGGCTCGGCGTACACGCCCGTCACCCACCAGTGCCGGGCGCGCATCCGCAACATCCCCAGGCCCCGGCGCACGAGCTTCGCCTCCAGGATGCCCTCCGCGCCCGGGCCGACGTGGTAGTCGCGCACCAGCAGCGACTCGAGGCCGAGACTTCCCGCCGCGGCGAACCCCAGGCCTCCCAGGATGGCGCTGCCCTGCAGGAACACCTCCTGGCCGAGTCTCGCCTGCACCGTCGTCCCCAGGCCCAGGCCCACGGACGACACCCGGACGATGTTGTTGGCGCCGAAGTCATAGAGGCCGAACAGGCCCCACAGCCCCTTCACCGGGCTCGTCAGGCCCCCGTACTGCCCGCCCAGCAGCAGTCCCCGGATGTAGAGGTTGCCCATGATGACGCCGGGAAAGGTCAGCCCCGCGCTCGCGTCGAAGTAGGAGAAGGGGTGGCGGTAGCGCCAGGTCGGATCCCCCAGGGCCCCGTAGGTGAGCTCCGCCGCCAGCGACACCTGCGGCCCCGCCTCGAGCAGGAGCCTGGGCGTGGTGGCCGTGCGGTCCTCCAGCCGCGTCATCAGGCTCACGCCCGGGGTGAGGACGAAGGAGAGCGGCGGCGCCGAGTCGATGTCGCCCGAGGAGGACTCTCCGCCGAGCAGCCAGTCGTTCAGCGTCGCGCCCGGACTGAGGAGCAGTCCCGTGAGCCGCCGCAGCGGACTCACCCGGCCGCCCCCCTCGGGAATCACGGCGCGGTAGGTGCGGTAGAGCACCTCGCCCAGGAACATGCCGCCGAGCGTGGTGGTGATTTGATCATTGATGGCCGGGGCCTCGTTCTCCGCGAAGTACTCCCAGCCCAGGCTGGCCGCGAAGTTGTAGAGGCCCGCGCGCCAGAAGGGCATCCCGGAGGAGCGCGCGAAGTTGTAGATGAGCGAGCCGTGGTAGGGGTGGCCGAACTGGTTGGTGATGAACTGGTCCACGTCGAAGGTCCACCCGTGGGAGCCATCGAAGTGTCCGCGTGTCGTCTCCCAGGAGATGAAGGCGAAGGGCTCGCGGGTGATGAGGTTGTGGAAGGAGAACAGGCCGATGTTGAACGCCGCGGCCTCGAACGCCGGGACGAGGTAGCTGCGGCGCAGCGGCGCGTCCGCGGGAGGCTGCTCCCTGGGGGCCTGCGCCTTCTCGGTCTCGGGCAGGGCGGCCGGGGGGACCTCGGCGGCGTGCCCGAGCGACCCCCACGTCAACAGCAGGGCCGCCATCAGCGCGCCCCCTCTCACGGCCACGTCCCTCCCAGGGCCACGCCGCCTCCGCCCGGGAGCAGCAGGGGCGCCGCGGAGAGCGCGCGCGGGGGCGGAGGGCCCCAGTTCCACATCGCCGCCGCGATCCCCACGGTGCACACCCCGACGAGCGCCAGGCCGATGCCGCCCAATTGGGTCTGCTGGCGCTTCCAGCGCTCCACCTGGACTTCCGCGGGGCTCACGGGCAGCGAGGCCACGCTGCCCTCCTGGACGTTGGCGACCAGCCAGACGAGCGTGCCGGTGAAGGTCAGGCCCGCGCCGATGCCGGCCACCAAGGGGGCCCGGGAGAGCACGGGCGCGCGCGGCGGGGAGTCGGTGGCGGGGGGATCGGCCGGAGCGGAGGGGGTGGCTCCCAGGAGGGTCGCGCTCAACAGGAGGGAAAGCATGCTCGGGTCGCCAGGGGGAGAAGGAACGGCGCGGCCCTCGTACCACCCCCGGTGGGGGACCGCTCGCGGAAGGGTCGCTCGCATCCATGAGTCGACGTTTGCCGGGAGGCCTCGGCGCCCGAGGAGGGGGCGGGGTGACATCCGGCGGGGTGGGAGGCGAGAAGCGGGACCCACCTGGCCGGGGCTTGGGGTAAAGGGGGCGCCATGAACGAGAACCTGCGAATCGCCGTGGTGGGCGCCACGGGCGTGGTGGGACGCGAAGTGGTCTCCACGCTCTTCGACCGGGAGGTGACGGCCGAGCAGCTCACCCTGCTGGCCTCGGAGCGCTCCGCGGGCGAGGAGCTGGACTACGGCGAGGAGACGCTGGAGGTGGAGAAGGTCTCGGCCGAGTCCTTCCGGGGCATGGGGCTGGTGCTGCTGGCCACGCCGGCGGAGGCGTCGCGCTCGCTCGCGCACCTGGCGCAGTCGGCGGGGGCGTGGGTGGTGGACGTGAGCTCCGCCTTCCGGGCCGAGGGCGCCGTGCCGCTGGTGCTCCCCGGCTTCAACTCCGAGCTGCTGGAGGCGAACTTCAAGGGCCGCCTGGTGGCGCTGCCCTCGGCGGTGACGACCGCGCTGGCGTGCATCCTCGAGCCGCTGCGCCAGGCGTTCGGCGTGGCCCAGGTGCAGGTGACGGCGATGATGGGGGTGTCCTCGGCGGGCAACGCGGGCGTGCGCGAGCTGGAGCAGCAGACGGCGGCGCTGCTGTCCGGGCGCGACCCCGAGGCGCACACCTTCCCCCAGCGCGTGGGCTTCAACCTGGTGCCCCAGGTGCTCCCCTTCCTCGCCAACTCGCCGTGGACGGAGGAGGAGGCGGGCTGGACGCTGGAGTGCGCGCGCCTCTTCGCGCCCCGGGGCGAGGTGCCCGTGGTGGCCGGCACCGCCGTGCAGGTGCCCACCTTCCACGGCCATGGCCTCAGCCTCCATGTGCGCCTGAAGAAGCCCGCGCCGGTGGACCAGGCCCGCGCCGCGCTCAAGGGCTCGCCCGCCCTCAAGGTGCTCGACTCTCCCGGGGAGAAGGTCTACCCCATGCCCAGCCTCGTCACCGCGGACCCCACCGTCCATGTGGGCCGCCTGCGCTCCTTCCCCCAGTCCCCCGAGTGGCTCACCCTCTTCGCCACCGTGGACAACGCCGGCCGGGGCGCCGCCCTCAACCTCGTGGAGGCCGGTCTGCGGCTCGCCGCGCGTCCCTCCTGACCCTTTGGCCTGACAATTTGGCAATGTCCTTTCGGCCGTCCCTGCCCATTTGACGGCGGGTGGGGAGGCCCCCTCCGGGTGCCGGAGGGGGCGGGGGCCGGATTCCTCCTGGCCCCTGGCTTGCTAACCTCTTCCGCACCCATGCGTACCTTCCTCCTCACGACCGCGTTGCTTCTGTCCACCGCGGCTTCGGCTCAGGTGAAGTTCACGTTCGGCACCGCCAACAGAGAGACGCTGCGCTTTGGCAAGGCCGACTGCCCGAATCCCGTGACCGTCACCTGGACGCGGACCATTCAGCCCTGCGACAGGCTCACTCTCTGGATTTCGACGACGGGCGCATGTCAGGCCGCGGTCGACACCTCGAAGGGGGATGTCCCGCTGGACGAGGTCTCCCTGGCGACCTTCCAGGGCTCGAACACGGGCACCTTCAACCTCGCGCTCTCGAGGCTGCCCTTCGGTGCGTCGGATGCCGGGCCGGGCGGCTGTGGCGGCACCACCGAGGAGAGGACGTTCACGCTGTGCGGCGCCACCAAACAGGGTGATTATCTCGGCTCTTGCAACACGGCGGTGAGTGCCACGGCGGCCAGGGTCATCTACGACGGCATGCCGCCCGCCACACCCTCGGTCTCCGCATCGAGCGGGTTTGACCAGGCCGCGAGCATCACCGTGAACGCGCCGAGCGATGCCATCAATGGGCGGGTGAGGGTGTACCGCGACAATGTGGAGGTCCGGGCGGTGGACTGGTCGGTGGGCAAGGGGGCCATCCTGGTGGATGGGCTGGAGAATGACGTCACCTACGAGGTCGATGCCTACGTCACCGACGAAGCGGGTAACCAGAGCGAGCCGAGTGCGCGCGTGCAGGTCACTCCCACCAAGACGTATGGCTTCATGGAGCACTACGCCGGGGCGAATGGGCAGGAGATGGGCGGCTGTGGGGCGGTGGGCGGTGGGGTCGCGGGCGGCGCGGTGCTGGCCGTCCTGGGTTTCTGGTTGTTCTCAAGGAGAAATCGTTCATGGCTCGAGCAGTAGCCCTCGGTGTCGCGGTGCTTCTCGCCGCGCTCCCCGGCCAGGCCCAGGAGTATTCTGACGCGCCCACCCAGTCGCCCCGGAGCGGGTCCGTGGAGTTGCGGCTCGGTAGCTACCGGCCGCAAGTCGACGCGGAGGAAGGGCTGAACGGCTCTCCCTTCTCGGATGTCTTTGGGTCGGGCGGCTGGTTGCTCTTCGAACTGGAGGTTCAACGCTTCTTCTACCAGGGCATCGGCTCGGCGGGGCTGAGCGTGTCGGCGGGCTACGCGGAGAAGTACGGCTACGCCCTGCGCGAGGATGGCAGCCCGAGCGCGGAGCGTCAGAGCTTCCACGTGGTTCCCCTGCACCTTCGGGCGGTCTACCGGTTCGACTACCCGGCGTTCCAATGGGGCTTCCCGCTGATTCCCTACGTCAAGCCAGGGCTCGTCTTCGTCCCGTGGTGGACGAACAAGGGCGGCAAGCTCGATTCGGCGCCCGGGAGGGACGCGGTGGAGGGGAGCCCGGCGGTGCCCGCGCGCAAGGGCACCGGCGTCAGGTACGGCTGGGAAGTGGCCGTCGGTCTGTCCTTCATGCTCGACGTGCTGGAGCCTCGCTTCGCGCGCGACTTCGACTCGGACATGGGCATCAACCACAGCTATGTCTTCGCCGAATACACGTACTCGAAAGTGAACAGCTTTGGCCGGCCGGGTTTCAACTTGTCGGACTCCTACTGGATGTTCGGTCTGGCGCTGGATTACTAGGCCCTACATGACACTCCCTCCGTGCTCCTCCGTGCGGGCCCTGATGGCGGTTCTCGTGGTGGCCGTGGTGCTGTCGGCTCCTGGTTGCCACCGGGCGGTGAAGCCCGAGGCCGGGGGGGATCGCACGGTGGAGGCCGGAGTGCCGGTGGACTTCGGCGCCGAGGGCCGGGACGCCCCCGTGGTGTCCTGGGACTTCGGTGACGGCTCGCCGGCCCAATCCGGCGCGCGGGTGGCCCACGCCTTCGAGCGTCCGGGCACCTACGCGGTGCGGGCGCTGGACAAGGGCGCGGTGCTGGCGAGCGCCACGCTGACGGTGGTGTCCCGGCCCGTGCTGCGCGCCATCCCGGACGACGCGGAGGTGGCCCTCTTCTTTCCCCAACTGCGCGGCAACGTGGACCCGTTGATGGGCTTCATGTCGCAACTGGTGGGCGAGTCCCAGGTGCTGCAGACGCTGGACGCGGTTCCCCTGCTGGCGCTGGTGCTGCGTGATGTGACGGGAGGACAGGCGCGCATCGTGGATCCGGACGAGGGCCTGGGCTTCTTCTCCCTGCCGCGTTTCGAGGGCTCCGTGGTGCTGCTGGGCGTGGCGGACACCCAGGCCGCGGTGGACGCGGTGGTGAAGGAGGTGCAGTCGCGGGGCGCCCGGGTGGTGCGGCGCGAGCCCCAGGGCACCGTCTTCCTGCGGCGGGACAATGGCATGTCGATGGTCGTCTTCCCGGATCGCGGCTACCTGTACGTCGTGGTGCCGGACGCGCCGGAGTCGGAGTCCGAGCAGGAGGAGGGCACGCCGCAGCAGGTGCTGGCGGAGGTGGGCGATGACGGCCTCGCGGCGGTGGAGGAGGTGCGCGCGCGCATCCAGGGCGCGAGCGGCTCGGGGCTGTCCGAGCAGCCGCTGCTCACGTCGATGCGCGCGAAGGTGGGCGCGGGCCACGTGCACGTCTTCGCCCGCCCCGAGGGCAATGACGCCTCCGCGAGCATCCAGGGCTTGTGGGCGGCGCTGACGTTCCAGGACACCCGGGCGGACCTGGAGGGCTGGGTGGTGTCGGACAGGTCGCTCTTCCAGGGAGGCACGGCGCCGGGCTCGGAGCTGCTGGCCCGGGCGCCCCTGGGGCCCATCGCCGCGCTGACGGTGTCCCTGCCTCCCGAGACGCTGGCGAAGCTCGTCTTCGGCTCGCCCGGCTCGGAGCGCCGCGCGCAGACGGAGCAGCGCATGGCGCGACAGGGGCTCGACGCGGCCGGCGTGCAGGGGATGCTGGGCGCGTTGCGCGGAGACCTGTCGTTGCTGGCCTACCTGGACGCGCCGGCCTTCTACCGCAACCTGCTCAAGGGCGAGCGGGGTCCGGAGCCGCGCGGCAGCGTGTTGTTCCAGGCGGGGCTCGTGCGCTCCGAGCCGGTGCTGGAGTGGCTCACCGGGGTGCTGAAGTCGCGCGGGCAGCCCTTCGAGGTGCTCAAGGACAAGGGCGCCACGCGCCTGCGCACGCGCGTGTTCGAGCAGCCGGTGGACGTCACCCTCACGGCGGACCGGCTGACGCTGCGCGGGGGCGAGTCGCTGGAGGCGCGGGCGCAGGGCGGGGTGGGGGAGGAGCTGCGCCAGCGCTTCGGGGCCCAGGGCTTCGAGCCGGGCCACCTGTCGGCCATGGTGGACATGGGCCGGGTGCGCTCCGAATTGGATTCACCTCGGGAGGTGCCCGGCGTGCCGCCGCAGCAGCTTCCCGTGGCGCGTGCCCTGGTGGGCACGTTGATCGATCAGCTGCCGCCCGTCGAGAGTCTCTTCCTCGACTTCGCGCCCGAGCAGGGGGGCGGCCGTTTCCGCATGAGCACCGTGTTGCGCTCGCGCTGAGGTTGCCGCCGTGTCCAGCTCACTCACCATTCTCTATTTCGCCGCGGCGCGGGAGCGCGCGGGACTCGCGCGCGAGTCGCTGGAGGTGCCCGCGGGCGCGCGGGTGGGGGAGGTGTTGAGCCTGCTGGCCTCGCGCCACCCCGGGCTCGCGCCGCTGCTGCCCCACCTGCGGGTGGCGGTGAACCAGGAGTTCTCCACGTCCGAGACCGAGGTACCCCCGGGCGCCGAGGTGGCGTTGATTCCCCCGGTGGCGGGGGGCTCCGGTGGGCTGTTCCGGGTGGTGGACCGGCCGCTGCGCCTGGAGGAAGTGGTGGAGGCGGTGGCCAGCGAGGCGCTGGGCGGGCTCGTCACCTTCTCGGGCGCGGTGCGCAACCAGACGAAGGGCCGGCGCGTGGTGAGGCTGGAGTACGAGGCCTATCCGCCGATGGCGGAGAAGAAGCTGGCGGAGATTGGCGCCGAGGTGGCCGAGCGGTTCAACGGCACGCGGCTGGCCATCGTGCACCGGGTGGGAACGCTGCACCCGGGCGAGCTGGCGGTGGTGATCGCCGCCGCGGCGCCGCACCGCAAGGAGGCGTTCCTCGGGTGCGAGCACGCGATTGAACGGCTCAAGCAGGACGTGCCCATCTGGAAGAAGGAATTCTTCGAGGATGGCGAGGTGTGGGTGGGCCTGGGGCCCTGACGAGGGCGTCGTTTGAGCCTTGGTCCCCAGCGAGAAACCGTGAGTATCTTCCGCGCCGGAGGCCACATGGGGTTCGAACTCGAGGTCGACAACTATCGTGCCCTGCGCCGGGTTCGCTGGAAGGCGGATGGTGTGTGTGCACTCGTAGGGCCCAACGGCAGCGGCAAGACGACGCTGCTGAGTGTGCTGGCCTTTCTGCGGTCCGCAGCGGTGGATGGCTTCGGAAAGGCGCTTAACGCGCATGGTGGCGCCGCCCTGTTTCGTCACAGGCAAGCTGCCGCCAGCGAGCCCGTTCGGTTTGCACTCACCGTCGGAGATGTGAGGTGGGAGGCCAAACCATCCACAGGTGGGCTCGGTGTCGTCGTCCCTGTTCCCGAACTTCTCATCATCGAGCAGGAAGTCGTGGCGGAACAGCGAGCCGGTGAGGCGAATTTCAGGGTTCTTGAGAAGAGCAAGAATGCCAGCGATCAAGGCTTCCTGGATGCTGTGGCGGAGGCGAGCCCAGACCTGAGGACCGCGATGGATTCGCTGGTGGCCACCCTGTCGACCTCGGTTCTCTACAGCTTTGATGCCTTCTGGCAACTGAAGAGGGAAGGGTCGCGAGAGGGTACGGACGTCTGGCTCAATCCAGACGGGCGCAATGCTTTCACCGTGTTGCGCAACTGGATCGCGGGGAAAAGAGAGTACCGGCCTCGTTGGGAATGGGTGCGAAGCGGCCTGCGAGAGTGCTTTCCCGATCTATTCGATGACCTCGACTTTGCGGTCGCCGGCCAGACTGTTGCCGCTCAGTTTTATGGGCCTGGAGGTGGGGATCCGACACCAATGCATCTCGCCCCGAATGGTCTCCTCATGGCGCTTCTCATACTCTGCGCGATCGCATCAGGGCGCGACCGGGGCGTCATTTGCATCGACGAACCAGAGAATGGTCTTCATCCGTATGCGATCCAGCGGCTCATCTCGCTCATGAGAGAACGCGCCGAGACACATGGGCTGACCATTCTGCTCGCCACGCACTCACCGACGTTGCTGAACGAGTTCAATGATCAACTGGACCATGTCTTCATCATGGAGCCGTGGCAGGAGACCCTCCCCGTGCGGCTCGACCAGCACCAGAATCCGGAGTGGCTCCGGAACTTCGCGCTCGGCGACCTCTACATGAATCAGACGATCGCACCCCAGGTGCAGCCGAAGACATGAGCCGGGTGCAACTCGTCGTGACCGGGGATATGGAACGGGTCGCGCTGGCGGCATCGCTGCGCCATGCCTTCCCAGCGCATGAGTTGAACTTCCTTCTGACGCAGAAGGTGCAGGACTTCACGTCGAGCAGGTTGGGAACTCACCCGGGACGGGTACCGGGGCTGAAGACTCGCGCCCAGGACATGGCACAGGCGATTGTGTCGGCACTTGAGCCAGGTAGGTATCCTGATGCTATTCCAGATATGGTGCTGGCCGTCGACGATCTTGAATTGGTCAACGTGGACCAACCGCACGTCGTGACTGAGTACCTTGCGCGTGAAATCGAACTGACGATCAAAGATCGAAAACTCTCTCTGGCCAGCGAAACGCGCGTGCGCGAGCGCCTTCGCAGCCGCGCCTCGTTCCACCTCTTCGTGCCCATGCCCGAGGCCTACTTCTACGCGGAGCCCGCCGCACTCAAGCGCGCTGGAGCAAAGGCGGCGAGCCGATTCGACGTGGCCCAGCGCGATACGGAGGCCTTCGAGGTGGACGACCCCGCCTATCGTCAATGGCTCGAAAAGCGAGCACCCAACGCAGTCGAGCCCCACCGGCGGCACCCCAAGCAATACCTCCGTTACCTGTGCGATCCGAACGCGAGCATCGAGCGGGCCTACCGTGA encodes the following:
- a CDS encoding PKD domain-containing protein, with the translated sequence MTLPPCSSVRALMAVLVVAVVLSAPGCHRAVKPEAGGDRTVEAGVPVDFGAEGRDAPVVSWDFGDGSPAQSGARVAHAFERPGTYAVRALDKGAVLASATLTVVSRPVLRAIPDDAEVALFFPQLRGNVDPLMGFMSQLVGESQVLQTLDAVPLLALVLRDVTGGQARIVDPDEGLGFFSLPRFEGSVVLLGVADTQAAVDAVVKEVQSRGARVVRREPQGTVFLRRDNGMSMVVFPDRGYLYVVVPDAPESESEQEEGTPQQVLAEVGDDGLAAVEEVRARIQGASGSGLSEQPLLTSMRAKVGAGHVHVFARPEGNDASASIQGLWAALTFQDTRADLEGWVVSDRSLFQGGTAPGSELLARAPLGPIAALTVSLPPETLAKLVFGSPGSERRAQTEQRMARQGLDAAGVQGMLGALRGDLSLLAYLDAPAFYRNLLKGERGPEPRGSVLFQAGLVRSEPVLEWLTGVLKSRGQPFEVLKDKGATRLRTRVFEQPVDVTLTADRLTLRGGESLEARAQGGVGEELRQRFGAQGFEPGHLSAMVDMGRVRSELDSPREVPGVPPQQLPVARALVGTLIDQLPPVESLFLDFAPEQGGGRFRMSTVLRSR
- a CDS encoding DUF3943 domain-containing protein translates to MAVRGGALMAALLLTWGSLGHAAEVPPAALPETEKAQAPREQPPADAPLRRSYLVPAFEAAAFNIGLFSFHNLITREPFAFISWETTRGHFDGSHGWTFDVDQFITNQFGHPYHGSLIYNFARSSGMPFWRAGLYNFAASLGWEYFAENEAPAINDQITTTLGGMFLGEVLYRTYRAVIPEGGGRVSPLRRLTGLLLSPGATLNDWLLGGESSSGDIDSAPPLSFVLTPGVSLMTRLEDRTATTPRLLLEAGPQVSLAAELTYGALGDPTWRYRHPFSYFDASAGLTFPGVIMGNLYIRGLLLGGQYGGLTSPVKGLWGLFGLYDFGANNIVRVSSVGLGLGTTVQARLGQEVFLQGSAILGGLGFAAAGSLGLESLLVRDYHVGPGAEGILEAKLVRRGLGMLRMRARHWWVTGVYAEPRDGFESITYVTLDGRVRLSQHLALGLELPLSLRAYDFGPDATQAIGGGGARITLSFMPDDAFGVAGP
- a CDS encoding MXAN_2561 family MXYO-CTERM-anchored protein, with amino-acid sequence MRTFLLTTALLLSTAASAQVKFTFGTANRETLRFGKADCPNPVTVTWTRTIQPCDRLTLWISTTGACQAAVDTSKGDVPLDEVSLATFQGSNTGTFNLALSRLPFGASDAGPGGCGGTTEERTFTLCGATKQGDYLGSCNTAVSATAARVIYDGMPPATPSVSASSGFDQAASITVNAPSDAINGRVRVYRDNVEVRAVDWSVGKGAILVDGLENDVTYEVDAYVTDEAGNQSEPSARVQVTPTKTYGFMEHYAGANGQEMGGCGAVGGGVAGGAVLAVLGFWLFSRRNRSWLEQ
- a CDS encoding septal ring lytic transglycosylase RlpA family protein; the encoded protein is MRRLLVGVSVGLGLLSGCAARATRGDEDTAERASATRGYLEEGLASYYADRYNGRATASGEKLDPKKYTAAHPKLPFGTCLKVVNMENNRSVEVRVNDRGPYVKGRVVDVSHVAAKKLDLLDKGLARVRLYRCATRTSQLDVQLDVPNESRAG
- the moaD gene encoding molybdopterin converting factor subunit 1 → MSSSLTILYFAAARERAGLARESLEVPAGARVGEVLSLLASRHPGLAPLLPHLRVAVNQEFSTSETEVPPGAEVALIPPVAGGSGGLFRVVDRPLRLEEVVEAVASEALGGLVTFSGAVRNQTKGRRVVRLEYEAYPPMAEKKLAEIGAEVAERFNGTRLAIVHRVGTLHPGELAVVIAAAAPHRKEAFLGCEHAIERLKQDVPIWKKEFFEDGEVWVGLGP
- a CDS encoding aspartate-semialdehyde dehydrogenase produces the protein MNENLRIAVVGATGVVGREVVSTLFDREVTAEQLTLLASERSAGEELDYGEETLEVEKVSAESFRGMGLVLLATPAEASRSLAHLAQSAGAWVVDVSSAFRAEGAVPLVLPGFNSELLEANFKGRLVALPSAVTTALACILEPLRQAFGVAQVQVTAMMGVSSAGNAGVRELEQQTAALLSGRDPEAHTFPQRVGFNLVPQVLPFLANSPWTEEEAGWTLECARLFAPRGEVPVVAGTAVQVPTFHGHGLSLHVRLKKPAPVDQARAALKGSPALKVLDSPGEKVYPMPSLVTADPTVHVGRLRSFPQSPEWLTLFATVDNAGRGAALNLVEAGLRLAARPS
- the rseP gene encoding RIP metalloprotease RseP gives rise to the protein MFQDTALFILLLGVLVTVHELGHFLVAKACGVKVIRFSIGFGPKLFAFTKGETEYQVALLPLGGYVKMAGDAPHEELAPEDADRGFLNAAPWKRALIVVAGPVFNLVFPILIYFFVFVGAHEATSTRVGFVDPAMPAAVAGIRPGDRITSVEGEPVRTFEDLREAFVGRFDRPVPVTIERDGQSTTLNVTPRKIVESSAVDSVERGQIGIQPIRKPAVLGVPAGSVAAQAGFKSFDRVLSVNGVNIPDEAALHEQLAKLQGPLEVTVQRSQPVEVGATTGGVPTLATVKLERQPGGDGFSALGAEPSDMYVSSVFPGSVAQKAGLRAGDRLVSFNGEPLRSFNVLAGELSTLKDKPFTLSWRSSTDGQEHTQQLAQTMRTSTDEMGQETSRLELGVRPWLPSSAELLPVDTVVVTLGVGEALREAVVVVPKIVGQMVKVIGGLVSGQVSTKTLGGPVMMYQLASKSAEQGWDSFLHLMAIISINLGVMNLLPIPILDGFHLLSAFWEAIRRRPIPVRVREMANVVGLILLVALMGMAFFNDITR
- the tsaB gene encoding tRNA (adenosine(37)-N6)-threonylcarbamoyltransferase complex dimerization subunit type 1 TsaB, with the protein product MFLALDSSTLTLSLALVEREGEGLRVLEHLVVAPPRKQSEALPGVVGEVLARHGVTLGALEGLVIGLGPGSFTGLRIGLSCVKGLAYAARLKVAGASSLAAVALEGPEGPPLFALAVARKDDLYLGRYRRTGLGVEALGPEEAMSPEEVAQRMAAEPEALALGPALPEYRAALERLGVAPSRLLDAPTFPSAVALAHLARLPETQSLEALFALEPHYVRASAPELNPKFPPLPGPAPTARLKED
- a CDS encoding MXAN_2562 family outer membrane beta-barrel protein, with amino-acid sequence MARAVALGVAVLLAALPGQAQEYSDAPTQSPRSGSVELRLGSYRPQVDAEEGLNGSPFSDVFGSGGWLLFELEVQRFFYQGIGSAGLSVSAGYAEKYGYALREDGSPSAERQSFHVVPLHLRAVYRFDYPAFQWGFPLIPYVKPGLVFVPWWTNKGGKLDSAPGRDAVEGSPAVPARKGTGVRYGWEVAVGLSFMLDVLEPRFARDFDSDMGINHSYVFAEYTYSKVNSFGRPGFNLSDSYWMFGLALDY